The Erigeron canadensis isolate Cc75 chromosome 1, C_canadensis_v1, whole genome shotgun sequence genome segment gttttatttagttttttatttttgtccaaacttaaaatacaacataagaaacactaatttttgcaagtattaacactaatctatcaagtattgacacttttaagcttgacttttggTATTTTGATTAAGTATTTAATTGATATAACAGTATAACTGTgatttttttggtatatatataattatatataatatttaccatgatattaaaattacataaaaaaaaaaccaccgAAATTATCCATATTTCATATACCAGTCACTTAGCAGCGCTGTAAGTTAGTAGTTAGTTACAACTCATTGTAGGTTGTACCAAGTTAAGATAACATCTTTCATCACCTGAGGGTACAACAAATcagtttttataagttaaaaacccccaaataaatgtaataaatgcTTGAATGTTTATGGGAATGTATGGGAGGTTGCTATGGGTTATATATGATTACTATTGATGATGAATGGTATGTATGCATGATATGAAGGTATGATGAAACGTACATGTTATGAAATGATAAAatgtttgttatatgattttttgcatggcttgaacacctagtcaatAGACACGTGAATAGGAATGTCATCACACTAGCACGAAGGCCCTGAAGTAAAGAATGCTATATGTGATTAGTTTgcgttaagcttaacccatgttTGTTCCAAAGAGCTAGTGTGTACGTGGTCACGTAGTTTGGGAATAATGATACTTCTCGTTATATACTTACGTTTCAGTATTATGTGTGGATTAACTAACCAACAATGCATAAAGGCATAAACAGTTTACTCAGTTGGAATGACAATGTATTTCCTTAACGATGTCGATGGACTAGCGTATGGTTTACCCATTATGTCAAGTGTGCAAACTCCATGTAACGTCTATGATTGCATATACAgaaaccccacatccctaagaAAGTGGcataagtcacttagcctacgtctaggcaaagtaataaagtaaagaaagataagTAAGTAAACTTTAGATATTATGTTTAGCCATTTGTTTTGACTACTTCATTTACGACTTATGTTGCATTTAATAATGTTGGCATTTGTATTGGTGCTAAACTTcgattatcttttattattgtgATGGTAGTATGGTACGatttagtaacaccattttattgTAAGGTACCACCCGTTACGGATGGAGCATATTTTATATGATTGTTTTTCCACAAAGTTAGACGCTATTAGgcaaagttttcaaaaatctagGTTTTTAAACGACAGGTGTTATAGTAGCCCCGTTAGCAgaacaaatatgattttgtgCGATTAGCAAAGGCGTCGGAAGAGAAGTTGATTATGAGGATGAATATCCATGGGATCCTGGAATTACTTTAGAAGCGTGAGTAAAAATGTAAGACAAGTGTGGGTGCGACAAGTTTATGATCGCAACTTCTAATACTGTTTTTTTTGGGATTTTAGGTTGGTTTGACAAGCATATAAACTCTCATGTGGTCATTCTAAACAAAAATGTAAGACAACTATATAAACCTTCTTGGTGATTAAGCAAGTAGGCGTTGGATAGTAGTGAATTTGGTGTTTCAATCCAAGTGTCTATCAAAATTCGATCTAGAAAGTATAAAACCTAAACATTCTAGTCCTACACGCATTGCTAATATTGGTTTCTTTCAGGCAATATTCTGTTGAGTTTTCTTCATTAATAACAATTTAGGATTTTGTCATTTAATTTGTTTCCTGGTATAgcattttatttatgtattgatACCTTACACCTTGATCAATAGAAAATACTGAGATATAGATATTCATTCTCTCTCTATTCACATAACCAACCTAGAATTGTCAGCCCGAACTGCTACTTTGTTTCTTATATTGTTTAAACTGGTATAAAGGATAATATGCCATCCCTACTCTCTTCCCATTCCATATGAAAGAACCcataaaataaaagacaatttgATAATGACTTGAGTGATTGGTCAGATTGGAACTAGCTTATACTCCAAAAATGCACCACCAAACTCATTAATACTAGATAAACGGTGATGAACTCACCATCAACGGACCAGGACGAATTATAGTGTACCCAAGGCCTGATCTTCTCAGTGAATCCTCTCCGGCCTATAACGAACTCAACTTACAAGTAAGTTAGCACAACACAATACGAACATAACAATATACCAAATAATAACAGACCTTCTTGGCTCTCAAAACCTGCTCCCTTCTGCTACTTTCAATTCCCGACCCTGTACACGAGACTAAGATGAAGTCTGTTTCTTGTCCCGTCTGCAATACAGGTTATTATCCAAATTAAAAAACCCGAATGAATAACTTACAAGATAGGGATGTCTGATGGAAACCTATCACAAAACAAATTTGCATGATCATAAAGAAAATAAGACCTGAATGGCTTTATTTTATGTAAACACTGTACGAACATGGACAAAACTCGTTGCCTTGCCAATTCCCGATAACCTACTTACGAGAGGTAAGATGGACTTATTCAATTAATTCAAGGATAATATTCTCAATTTCACATAATCCTACACTTATGggtattaaaaaatcaaatcaacaaTAAACCCTAGCTACCATGGGCGAGGTGGGACAAACAAAATGTGTGTCTAGTTCCGAATGCAACTCTCTATCTAATTGTTACAAAAGTACTGgttatagcaaaaaaaaaaatttctctaaATGCCTAGAGTTGTgaatattaacaaaacataatgcGGGATATGATGATAAATCTTCAAAATTTCACAACCCCACGGGATCCAAAATCATAGAATAACTTCTTGAAGTTCGTTTGTGAAAAATTTGAAAGGAGGATAACACTCGCATAAAGGTGGAGGTCCGAGGTCAAAGGTTCAAATCTAGGAGCCCCCCTTACAAAGGAGTGTTACCTGGTTTGTGGAAAGGGTGCAGCGGGCTAAAACTTGTGCATTAGAGACCCACAAAAGGAGGAGTAAATAACATGGTCTAAAGAAAAAGACATACCAATGAAATATATGGATATGATAAGAAATGGAAAAGGGGAAGACCCAGCTCTTTTAGAGAAATAAGAGCTTAGAGAAACTTCAAGAACTACTTACAGGTAATGCTTTTATATATTCCAATATCATTTGGAAGCTTCTCATGTCCTGGTTCGTTCCAACAGGTCCTTCAGCAGGTCTCTgtcaaaaagaaaagataactAGACCATCAGTATTCGTAGCATAATCTCAGTTCATCCAAACGATTTGATCACTATGATTCTAATTTTACCCTGAACTTTCTTAATTATAATTCCAATATTAAACATTCATCTAGTTaaggaaaattaaaaaagaagttaatatctaaaacatcatatccaaaatgaaaatatttaggGGATGTGATGCGGGCCCAAGTATTGAAGAGAAGACTATGATATATTTAGAAGCCCAAGATAGAGCTTCTAAAGGTGCCTCACTAAAATGGGCATAACTTTTGCTACAGGACTTCGTTTTGACGTGCTATCCGTCAAAACGACTGTTTATACCAAACAACAGAATATATTCTCTTTCTagatactcattctctttcccattattttcattctctattacaaaTCTGTTCTCTAATCTCTATGATTCCCTCCTACTAAACATCCCCCTAGGGTTTGTGTGAAAGAAGTATTTATATACGACATATACATAAAGATTATAAACGAACATATACAAACAAATGTTTATAAACGTTCACAAAAAGATTATCAAATGAACATATACAAACGAACGAGAACCTTATTCATGttgttcatttaactaaacaaaCGAATTtttgtgttcatgttcgttcatttaactaaatgaAAGAACGCAGAACGAACTTCCCGCTCAACGGTACATGGACTGTTCGTTGAAGGTTCAGTTTGTTTACAGCCCTACAAGGCACATGGTTTTAGTGGGCTTCGCATGGATATCAAAAAACCCCAATAGTGCTTTCAGACCTAGAAGCACCCAAATCTACACTTTTCCCCAAAGTTTCATGGtatgaaaaaaatttataccGTTGTTGTAGCTACAAATCACCCATCACCTTCGTTATTATAGATGGCGATTATTACACTAAGTCTCCATTCCTCAAGACCTCAACGTGCTTATCAAGGTCTTGCTGAAAAGGTTTGTCAACAAACTTGGCCATTTCCTATACACCACAACACCTTTAACTAAAGACTACTTAGAAGAAGGATGATTCTAATAGAGGAACAATAGTACTAAATTGATCTTTAGCGTGTTAGGAATCAGATTCAGCAAAAGTAATAACAAGTATAGAACACGAGAATATAATGTGGTATCTCACACCATGTATGTCAACTGATCTACGACTACAACTAGGGATTTTTATTGCTCGGTACAAAATTACAATGCAAAGgctaggatatatatatatatatagataatagtCTAGAGTTTCTTGTTTGGTGAGTAAGGAAACCTACTATGGGCCCCTAAACACTTAGCTAAAACCGGCCCTAGGCTAATAAGCCTAAGGCCTTAACAAAACCCGACAATCTCCCACTTGAAGGCCTTGCGAGAAAACAAGTCACCAATCAAGCACGCAACAATCCAAGTCTTCATAAATCGTAATCCTAAAACACACGGAACATTGGAACAAAAGTACAGGTTTAGCTCAACAAAGAAGCCAAACTTCAAACCATAGTACACCTAGTTGCAACGGATCCCACTCATGAGTAAACAGAGGGCCCCGTTGGAGCCTCATATCGCTCCAACATGCTCACAGGAGACCCCGACTTTACATCCTCAATCCTAACTAATTCTCGTAGACTCGAACCATTAGATATAGGGACTCTCAAAGGAACACTCTCCAATAATCGTAAACTAATGGTAGACATACATTTTCATTTGTCTAACTAACTTCATCAAGTAAAAATCTTAGAGATAAGCGGTTGCAAGCGTTGTGATTTGTGATATATGTGAACATCATATAAACGCATGCATATCTTAACTCCTTATTACCATCATAACTTTTGAATTCATATACCAAATGTAAGAATGagataacttttataatatgtAGGATATCATGGCTTTTATGAGTCATCTGACATTGAATGGAAAATAAACCTGTCTTCTAGGTTCGAAGCGTATGGTCAGGGTGTGTATATGGAATGGATCCAATGGTGGATCAGCGGGATTCACTGCCCGAAACGAACTAAACGGTACTCTTACCTGGCAAGACAAACCCACATGTGAAAagcaaaaaagtttaaaaacgtTGTTAATTGGTCTTGAACCCTAACATAGAATTCATACTAGtgaaggataaaaaaaaaactcaccctGCAAAACCCTACTTTTGTACTAATTCTAGAAAAGTACAGATTGCTCTGGCTTGTGTCTGCTGAAGAAGCGGACTCAACAATTAAGACATATGACCTTCCATTCCCTCCTATAGAAAGCACGAGACCTTCATACCTGAAGTTGGAAGACTAGATTTACAAATGCAACAGTACAAAATTTGGAAGATATATATTATGCAAATAGAATCTAGTAAGAGGCCCGGACCCAGCTATTTAAGAACTACCTGTCCAATGTGCTGCCAAGAGGAAGTGATAGTTTAGTTGACAGTTCCACATATCCTCCACGTGTAAAAACATAACCTGTTTATATTGTAAAATGTTAGGGTTGCGAACAAACTGCTGAATACTTATAACATCAATCGTTTATATGCGGAAAACATATATACTCAGCTAGAAAATGTTATGGGCCTAAAGTACCATTTAAAACAGACGAGCTATGTAAAGTGAACGTCACATTTTAAAGAGAGAAATATTATACAGAGGATCCATAGATAGAGATAAATATATAGTTGTAGGTTACTATGTGGCGTGTGTGAAGCACTAATAGGCAGCTTAAATGTTACTAAAATAGAGTGTCTATAGGAAAACATATAGCTTAACGATTTCTTTTCCTATAGACATTGTATGCTAGTGTTAAACAAGTTGTATGATAGTTATTGTCAGTGTTAACTAAGTTATATGTTAAAACTAAGTTGTATGTTAATATTAACATACAACTTATAATAGTTATTGTCAATGTTAACTAAGTTATGTGTTAATACTAACTTGTATGTTAATATTAACATATAgcttaggtttttttttttttgaaggtgAATTTTGCTGGAAACTTCGTGTCCGATTCGACAACGGAAGGTCTAGCATAAGTTGTGTTAATCAGGTCCGCGCTAAATAGCTCCCTCGaactctcgaagtagaaatgtgatatgatcccacatcggccaagtatgggattggttggtggtttataagcctaggtgtcccctcctcctttgagctagctcttgggagtgagttctacacctagcttagggcatgatgcgagcctattatgggatgggttcgcatcaaaatgcctatttcaaatacctgatgggggaaaaaacccctactaatccacCCAAAGGCACGACAATTGATAGGGGTAAGCCCTGCCCCTTAGACTTAAACCTGAATATACCTAAGCCAAttcctcataaagggacttaattCCAATGTCCTCCTCAAGGCTTGAACACAATACCTCATGCAAGGGGATGacctttcaaccattgagctaaaacTCAAGGACAACATACAGCTTAGTTAACACATACATTTTAGTGTATGTTACTAACATTTAAGGAGTACTCACACACACCTTAACTATTGCTACATACATCTTCGGAAAATCTACACTTCACTGAATAAGAAACTTCGCACCATAACCTCCCCCTATATGCAAGGTTTCTTATTATGAAGTGTAGATTTTCCTAAGATGTATGTAGCAATAGTTAAGGTGTGTATATggatatatatgggaaaagtgagtgtggggttgtcacacacctaagttgggtgaaaaacctctcacatattaatattttaatattaataaataaatgatgggtcccctgatttttatggaataaaaaatcaagatgtgagaggtttttcacccaagttgggtgtgGGACAACCCCACCTTcacttcccctatatatatatatatatatgtggaaaaTAATGAATATGGTGTTGTCAtacacccaacttgggtgaaaaactccttatactattttattttatttttgtatgggGCCTCCATGATTTTATGTGTTAAAGAAATTAGTATGCGACAGGTTGTTCAACCAAGTTGAGTCTAAGACAACACTATATTCACTTCTCGATATAATATACATACGTGTGTGTGTATGAGCTTTTCTTATAAAAATCAATTTACACCTCCTTTTTTAACAACTTAATCACACAACCACTTTCTTTCCAACCAAATTAACAAAATACCCTATATCACAATGAACTGtcaaaccattaacaataaCCAACTTTTTGGAATAGATATCAATGGAAATATATCACTTTTTCACCTAACTATAAAGTCTCtgtttaactaaaaaaattctcaaaatttataataaacttttttttcaaacaaataataatatctttttttttttgtctttcaaTGATAGTATAAAAAATGTATCAAACCAATATAATAAAGGCAACACTAATAAAAGTTAACGaataagtatataaaaatatcatcTCACGAAATTAAGGATTTATAGACACTACATAGTACTTTATACATAAACAAAATCTTCAATAGTACTTACTAACCATTCAGATGTTTATAAATTGTTGCAATACACTCTCTACACAGAGCTAAAAGGCTAGCATATTTTCAGAATTAACTAACCTGAGAAAATTGCATCTCCACTCTCGCTGAACTCAAATTTAGCATCCATTCCTCCGTCATATTTAGCAGCAACTGCATCCTGAAAATAAGTGCCCTTGCGAACCTCCCATCCGTTCAAGGAATCTGCAGACTTGAACTTTGCAAGTGTAAGTTTGCTTTTGCTGCTTTTTCCAGCTCGCAACTGAGCTAGCTTATTGTTGTAGTCCTGAAACAAGGGCGTGTGTGTgtaaatgaatgaatgaataaataagAGAGGTTATTTGTGTGGTAATGTGAGGAAAATGTGAACCTGGAAGGCTTTGCTGAGGTTGTATACACCCTGATAATCAACTCTGTTGAGATCCACAGTTATAGATGATCTAGCAGTGGCACAATAGATAATCTTGTTGCAGCCTTGTACAGCAACTCTAAGGGTGGCAGGATCCCCGACATCACCGATCACAATCTTAACAGAAGTTGGAAGCATGTCCACAACATCTTGTTCTGCATTCCTTACTAGAGCCTAACAGATCATTATGACTATAAGGTCAACTGTAattgattaattgattgatGAGATGAAATAgcattgaagaagaagaagaagaaaacaacCTTGACAGAGTATCCCCTGAGCATAAGCTTGCGTACAACAATACGACCAACACGGCTGGTAGCACCGACAACGAGAACAGTAGTGTTCTGAGCCCCAGGGATTGCAAATTCGCACATAGGGCCCCCTTGCTGAATAAGAAGAATATCGTCGTTGGTAAGGGTGGTTCTAGAGATTTGCCCCAATTCTGAAAACTTGCGCCATGCCTCGTCGAATAATTGCCTGGACCGTCTTCCTAATCCAACAGGATTTGCATCAACAAGCCTCTTCTTGATAACAGAGACTGACATCTgattttcatcatcatcctcatcatcaatCTGTtgctgttttttgtttttatcgtTATCATTTCCAAGAGGATCAGGCGACGATGAGGAGGAGGAAGCCACTAGGCGTCGTCgccgtcttcttcttctttgggGAGGAggattataataataacaataatacgaAGACGAAGAAGCACTACTCCCGCAGAAATTGAAACGTCCACCACCAACTGTTGCTGTGGAGGTCAGTGCAGCAGTTGTcatttttctcttatttttctattaaaaggaaaaaaaaaaatttaattttcccAGTAATGAAATGAAATTAACAAGAACACTCCCTCCCTCTTCCATTCGTCCATTTGCAACAGCCGCCAGGTCAGCTGATCCCACCCCCAATCACCCATACACAAACTCCAGCCACAAAATACATTCGTCCAACAATTTGCCACGTAGACTAGATATGCTTTATGCTTAacgatataaataaaattattattttataaaatttaaaacattaatttaatgaaaataaaatataccgAGTATGatgataactaaataaaaacgaCATTACTTTAAACATacttatttgaaaattaaaatatttttgaatactaaaatatttcaaaacacattgtgagaTTGagtttcaaacaaattttagttttcaaataattatatcCTTACTTATATAAGCATTACGCTAATTCATAAAGACAACTTTGCTTATAAAAACATTATGtttctaaataataataaggagTAAAACATTATGTGggtttagttttatttttttatacttctttataaaagaaactgACCCtccttaaacttttaaaaatttattatgtcTAATTTATCTTCCATCttaatatattcatattttcattttttaccgAGTGGGTAAAATACGTTTACAAAAGTTTACtttatttaaattttctttgttcgtaaaatattttttatctttgttattgttaaaaactatcatacatataaaaagttccgattaagtatttaatttaaaattaacatTGTCACAACATCTCAAACGTTGTCTATTTTTGTCGCTGTAACTTGTGGGTACTCATCATCTAGTACTAAAATGCTTATTCTATAGCTAGATTGGTGCTCGCGTGTTGTTGCGGTAACATTAAAAAAACGATAGTTAAATGTGATGATGATAGATAAGGAAGAAGATGGTCGGGGTGTCGGTGATGATGTACACGGTCACACTGGAAAGTGATAGTATAATAGAAagtgagataaaaaaaaatgtagtgtgaaagtgaaagtgtgttatttattttaaagttaagAGCAATTTAGAGATATTgtaaaaagtgttttttttttaagtttcgaCCTAATTCTCGGTTTATAGATAAGGATGGATGGGGATGACGATAAGACCGAAAGGGGGTGGGTTTATTAAATTAGATGGAGATGGAGAGTATATGGTGGTTAAGGGGAGGATGGATGATTAGTTACAGTGTTGCTGTGGTAACACTCGTATCTGTGTGGCACTTGCTTAAATTAATTATTCAAATCATACCATCATACTCCTCCTTCTCAAGATTATGGAACTCCCCTTCCGCTTCCGCTTCTGCTGCCCAATCCAACCATCCCGTTCATACTACcactaatactaataataataataggtgaggtttctcttttattttattttattgatattaattATTGATTGGATCGGATGTATCTTTATTCATTCATTCCATTTCCAAGGAAAGGGATCTATTTATTGATTGTAAAGGGAAGGAACTCAACCTACAACTCTTTTCATTTAGAATCAAACCATCGATCTTATACTTACCGATTTTGCTCAAAGCTAACTTCACTTCAAGTGTACGAAAATGCTTTTTTTTACATATCATGTGTAAATAAATAATTGGTGTACTGATGTTGGTGTACGTATCCTATTGAAAGCCATTTACATTTGGATATGTGTGCTGATGTTCAAACCATTAGGCATAATTGATTCTGAAATAGTTGGTTATGAGTTGAGTTGCCTCAGTGTGGGGTGCAGCTATCTGAATTACCTTATAAAGCTTTGACCttcttattttttcaaaaagaacTTACTACCCAAATTACCGGTCtcttttatttgttaatataatattcctacttaatatacctataatactctaatgaaattatttacaaaatacatCTCTCGAACCCTTATAATAACTACAATAtcttcttttacatc includes the following:
- the LOC122597209 gene encoding protein HIGH CHLOROPHYLL FLUORESCENCE PHENOTYPE 173, chloroplastic-like isoform X2, with amino-acid sequence MTTAALTSTATVGGGRFNFCGSSASSSSYYCYYYNPPPQRRRRRRRRLVASSSSSSPDPLGNDNDKNKKQQQIDDEDDDENQMSVSVIKKRLVDANPVGLGRRSRQLFDEAWRKFSELGQISRTTLTNDDILLIQQGGPMCEFAIPGAQNTTVLVVGATSRVGRIVVRKLMLRGYSVKALVRNAEQDVVDMLPTSVKIVIGDVGDPATLRVAVQGCNKIIYCATARSSITVDLNRVDYQGVYNLSKAFQDYNNKLAQLRAGKSSKSKLTLAKFKSADSLNGWEVRKGTYFQDAVAAKYDGGMDAKFEFSESGDAIFSGYVFTRGGYVELSTKLSLPLGSTLDRYEGLVLSIGGNGRSYVLIVESASSADTSQSNLYFSRISTKVGFCRVRVPFSSFRAVNPADPPLDPFHIHTLTIRFEPRRQTGQETDFILVSCTGSGIESSRREQVLRAKKAGEDSLRRSGLGYTIIRPGPLMEEPGGQRALIFDQGNRISQGISCADVADICVKALHDSTARNKSFDVCYEYVAEPGKELYELVAHLPDKANNYLTPALSALEKNT
- the LOC122597209 gene encoding protein HIGH CHLOROPHYLL FLUORESCENCE PHENOTYPE 173, chloroplastic-like isoform X1 yields the protein MTTAALTSTATVGGGRFNFCGSSASSSSYYCYYYNPPPQRRRRRRRRLVASSSSSSPDPLGNDNDKNKKQQQIDDEDDDENQMSVSVIKKRLVDANPVGLGRRSRQLFDEAWRKFSELGQISRTTLTNDDILLIQQGGPMCEFAIPGAQNTTVLVVGATSRVGRIVVRKLMLRGYSVKALVRNAEQDVVDMLPTSVKIVIGDVGDPATLRVAVQGCNKIIYCATARSSITVDLNRVDYQGVYNLSKAFQDYNNKLAQLRAGKSSKSKLTLAKFKSADSLNGWEVRKGTYFQDAVAAKYDGGMDAKFEFSESGDAIFSGYVFTRGGYVELSTKLSLPLGSTLDRYEGLVLSIGGNGRSYVLIVESASSADTSQSNLYFSRISTKVGFCRVRVPFSSFRAVNPADPPLDPFHIHTLTIRFEPRRQRPAEGPVGTNQDMRSFQMILEYIKALPTGQETDFILVSCTGSGIESSRREQVLRAKKAGEDSLRRSGLGYTIIRPGPLMEEPGGQRALIFDQGNRISQGISCADVADICVKALHDSTARNKSFDVCYEYVAEPGKELYELVAHLPDKANNYLTPALSALEKNT
- the LOC122597209 gene encoding protein HIGH CHLOROPHYLL FLUORESCENCE PHENOTYPE 173, chloroplastic-like isoform X3 codes for the protein MTTAALTSTATVGGGRFNFCGSSASSSSYYCYYYNPPPQRRRRRRRRLVASSSSSSPDPLGNDNDKNKKQQQIDDEDDDENQMSVSVIKKRLVDANPVGLGRRSRQLFDEAWRKFSELGQISRTTLTNDDILLIQQGGPMCEFAIPGAQNTTVLVVGATSRVGRIVVRKLMLRGYSVKALVRNAEQDVVDMLPTSVKIVIGDVGDPATLRVAVQGCNKIIYCATARSSITVDLNRVDYQGVYNLSKAFQDYNNKLAQLRAGKSSKSKLTLAKFKSADSLNGWEVRKGTYFQDAVAAKYDGGMDAKFEFSESGDAIFSGYVFTRGGYVELSTKLSLPLGSTLDRYEGLVLSIGGNGRSYVLIVESASSADTSQSNLYFSRISTKVGFCRVRVPFSSFRAVNPADPPLDPFHIHTLTIRFEPRRQRPAEGPVGTNQDMRSFQMILEYIKALPVIGNWQGNEFCPCSYSVYIK